The stretch of DNA TCACACTTCCTGGTCGTGGCTTCCGTGAGCTGAGGAGCTTCCCCATACTGCACATGAGAAACCCAGACACAGCTGGGCTCCTGACGCCCGGCTTTCACAGCCACGTTCCGTTCGTCGTCACCAGCCGCTGTTGAATTCACCAAATGCTCAGCGTTCCCCGGGGAGAGGAACGTGCACTTGTAGCTTCTCACTTTCTGAGGGTGCAGCACAGCACGTGGGGTAGGACAGGACGTGCTGGGTCGTTCTAGCTAACTGGTCAGTTCCCCGCTCTGCTGTTTAGTTCAAGGCGTTTACCATCCTTTCGAGCTTCAGTTCCTTAAGGGTCAATCAAGTACTAAGACCACAAAACCCtaaacctgtggtcggcaaactgcggctctctttggccccgtgagtgtggctcttccacaaaataccacggcctgggcgagtctattttgaagaagtggcgttagaagaagtttaagtttaaaaaattgggctctcaaaagagatttcaatcgcactgtcgatatttggctctgttggctaatgagtttgccgaccactgccctaggggctgCCACTGAAACAGGCCGGACACGGGGAACACCAAATGACTCAGACCCTGGAGTTTTGGCCTCGTCCTCGGTTTGCTCCCAGGGGAGCAGCGACTTTCACCtgacatgcccccacccccgcccacagtTGCTCTGGAACACGTGATAAGGTCACCCCGGGTcaccccaggtccgggtgaagggCCAAAGGGGTGGACTGGCGGCGTTGACACGTGGCGCAGAACCACGGGAAGGGGCCGAGACCGCCCTCTGGGCCGCTACGCCCTGCCCTCCGTCTCACAAGGACCACACGCCAAGCACACGCGCGAAGGTAGCCACGGCCTTTAATGGGCGCCAGGGAAGGGGACGGAGACGCCGGGGACGGGCTGGGGTCGGGGCCCCGCCGGGGCTTAGCGCGGGAAGTTCTTGGGGTACAGCTGGAAGAGCTTGCCCTCCTGCGTGGGCTCGAAGCCGTACTTCTCCAGGCGCTCGGGGTCGAAGGTGCCGGCCCTGAAGTCCTTCTCGATAGCGGGCGCCACCGCCTCGCGGAAGAGCTGCTCGGCCGTCAGGGGCGTGTCGGTGCCCGCGGGCGCGCGGTAGTTGACGTAGGGCTTGAGCTTGAAGCCGGCCAGGTCGGGCACCACCAGCTCGGGCACCTGCTCCTTGATCAGCAGGAACTTGCCGCCGCGGACGAGGTAGCCGGTGCCCTTCGCGCCGCGGCTCTTGTAGAAGGTGCGCGGGCCCCGCTTGCTGGTCCACTTGCTCATGCGGTCGGCGCCGCGGACCACGCAGCGCGCCGCCGCGCCCAGGAGCCCCATGctgccgccccgccgccgccgccgccgccgctctcGTGCGCCCCGGGACCTCCGCGGCGCGCTTCCGGCACTAGAAGCGGCTTCCGGTGCCAGGGGCGGCTTCCGgcgcccgccccccgcgccgcaGCAAGAGCCGCTCCGATTGGCTGCGCCGCGTCCAATGCGCAGCCGCGGCCCTGCGAGGGGGCGGGACCGGAGGGAACCCGGCCAATGCGCGGGGAGAGCCGGCGTCGGTGCGCGGCGGCGAGAGCGCGGGCTCGGTGAGTGGCCGCCGCGCGCCCCGAGTTGCGCCCCGGCGTCCggcctgcggggaggggtggCCCGCTGCTCCCACCCCGCGCCGGGCGCACTCGGCCGCTGGGAGGGGCCGCAGCCCGCTCCTCTCGGGCCTCGGACACCAACCGTGCCCCCACCCGACGCCCCCAAACTCGGTGCCCCCGTAACTCCGACACCCCTTAACCATGTTGCTGCTGTAACACCAGCGCCCCTAACGCGTCGCCCCTCACACCCCAGTAACAATGAAGCCCCCAAACCCGACGCCCCTCTTAACACCCATGTCCCTGTGACACCGACGTCCCCCTACCCGTGACCCCTGAACCCCGAAGCCACGGTAACACCGACGCCCCTGTAACTCCAACACCCCCTAACCTGATGCCCCTGTCACACTGACGCCCCGTTACTCTGACACTCCATGTTCCCCAAGCCCCCAACTGACGCCTCCCTAACTCTGGTGCCCTCAGAAACCCAATGGCCCCCCTAAATCTGACGCCTGCTAATACTCCTGTTCCCTAACCTCCACAGCCAGCCAAGACACCCCCTAACTTGCCATTCCCACTAATCCTGACATCCCCCAACCCTAGACATCCCCAACCCTGGACACCCCTAACCCTGGACACCCCTAACCCTGATATCCCCCAACCTCAACCCCGGGCTCTGCAGGCTCCCAACCCTGGTGCCAGGGccctcagctctgccctgggtccctcccctctggccccagGCTGTCCTCCCTAGAGAAGTGGCAGCAGGTGCTGGGGGGCGAGcttgggggtgtggggagacGGCCTGGTCAGGGCAGTAGCCGGCCACAGCGGGGTCCAGGCCTGCTGGCCTTGGGGGACTCAGAAAGGTTCCCctgcggggtggggagggcacaggACATTTGACCCCGTGAGCAAAGGCAACCGACCCCACACCTGCTGGCTCCCTGCTTCTCTGGGTGGGATTCTGTAA from Eptesicus fuscus isolate TK198812 chromosome 15, DD_ASM_mEF_20220401, whole genome shotgun sequence encodes:
- the MRPL41 gene encoding 39S ribosomal protein L41, mitochondrial, which gives rise to MSKWTSKRGPRTFYKSRGAKGTGYLVRGGKFLLIKEQVPELVVPDLAGFKLKPYVNYRAPAGTDTPLTAEQLFREAVAPAIEKDFRAGTFDPERLEKYGFEPTQEGKLFQLYPKNFPR